ATTGGGCTGTTATTTGCCTTATAAGCAGGAACAAGCTGTCCAAACTTTTTTTGAGAATTCACAACAAAGTAGTGATATGGGTTCTGACGAGATTGTTACTGAAGGCATATTTGCTAATTTAAAATTATATGAGGCTGAGCATCGTTTGTTGATTGATATAAAAGGGACTCTACACACTTTACATAGTTTGAAAAATGGTACTCGAGAAATCCCTCCATTGACTGACTATAATGAGGAGTATTTTAATAAATTCTTTTTAAGCTTAGGTTCTGATCGATCTAAAGAATTGATT
This sequence is a window from Borreliella afzelii. Protein-coding genes within it:
- a CDS encoding P52 family lipoprotein, coding for MRILVVGVCIITLALLGCYLPYKQEQAVQTFFENSQQSSDMGSDEIVTEGIFANLKLYEAEHRLLIDIKGTLHTLHSLKNGTREIPPLTDYNEEYFNKFFLSLGSDRSKELIKLFGRIKNEQDDDKFKGKAHWLYFCIRELYSLDIKYSGEDGYEYYSGGNEVVIPRPTIDEQYLKVKKVIG